In the Deinococcus sp. YIM 134068 genome, one interval contains:
- a CDS encoding PilT/PilU family type 4a pilus ATPase, with amino-acid sequence MSVLNGLLQVMVKGGASDIHLRAGTAPAGRVNGSIQRFGEARLTPEHVELFAREMMPRPGMWEEFVARREADFAYGVPGLARFRVNAYYQRGSVGLIMRVIEDKPIPSFKDLGLPESTFEALAAHERGLILVTGPTGSGKTTTLASIIDYINATSPVNIVTLEDPIEVVHRDKTALISQRELGTDTMSFSAGLRASMRQDPDVILIGEMRDKETVEAALSAAQTGHLVFSTLHTQDAVRTVNRIIDFFAPHERDQIRLGLSESIVGIVSQRLLPRAGGGRVLGMEILLGTPTVRECIKDVDRMEEVKQALLEGGARGMHTFDQHLAELVTEGKMTEEDAMQSATSPHELKIMMMTRQYA; translated from the coding sequence GTGAGCGTTCTGAATGGTCTTTTGCAGGTCATGGTGAAGGGGGGAGCCAGCGATATTCACCTGCGGGCGGGGACGGCCCCGGCGGGACGTGTGAACGGCTCGATTCAACGGTTCGGTGAGGCGCGGCTGACGCCCGAGCATGTGGAGCTGTTCGCCCGCGAGATGATGCCCCGACCCGGCATGTGGGAGGAGTTCGTGGCGAGGCGCGAGGCCGACTTCGCCTATGGGGTGCCGGGTCTCGCCCGCTTTCGCGTGAACGCCTACTACCAGCGCGGCTCGGTGGGCCTGATCATGCGCGTGATCGAGGACAAGCCCATCCCCTCCTTCAAGGACCTCGGCCTCCCGGAGTCCACCTTCGAGGCCCTCGCCGCCCACGAGCGCGGCCTGATCCTCGTGACGGGGCCGACCGGCTCGGGCAAGACGACCACGCTCGCCTCCATCATCGACTACATCAACGCGACCAGCCCGGTAAATATCGTGACGCTGGAGGACCCCATCGAGGTCGTCCACCGCGACAAGACGGCCCTGATCTCCCAGCGCGAACTCGGCACTGACACCATGAGCTTTTCCGCCGGGCTACGGGCGTCGATGCGCCAGGACCCCGACGTGATCCTGATCGGCGAGATGCGCGACAAGGAGACCGTGGAGGCCGCCCTCTCCGCCGCGCAGACCGGGCACCTCGTCTTCTCCACCCTGCACACGCAGGACGCCGTGCGGACCGTCAACCGCATCATCGACTTCTTCGCCCCGCACGAGCGCGACCAGATTCGCCTCGGCCTCTCCGAGAGTATCGTCGGCATCGTCAGCCAGCGCCTCCTGCCCCGCGCGGGCGGCGGGCGCGTACTGGGCATGGAAATCCTGCTGGGCACCCCCACCGTCCGTGAGTGCATCAAGGACGTGGACCGGATGGAGGAGGTGAAGCAGGCCCTTCTGGAAGGCGGGGCGCGCGGAATGCACACCTTCGACCAGCACCTCGCCGAACTCGTCACCGAGGGCAAGATGACGGAGGAGGACGCCATGCAGTCGGCCACCAGTCCCCACGAACTCAAGATCATGATGATGACCCGGCAGTACGCGTAA